A stretch of the Actinoalloteichus fjordicus genome encodes the following:
- a CDS encoding class I SAM-dependent methyltransferase — MACWDGLAAGYDRRSATVEQKYLGDSRPWVCGRALGATLEIAVGTGLNFPHYPAEVELTGIEWSPAMLDIARRRAESAGRRTDLRVADATRLPFPPDSFDTVVSTFAMCCIPDHRLALAEAVRVLRPGGRLLLADHVAASAWPLRLLQHLVELVSIPTQGEHYTRRPVRDLGALGLTVVETRRTTFGAIERVHAHKPAD, encoded by the coding sequence GTGGCCTGCTGGGACGGCCTGGCCGCAGGCTACGACCGGCGCAGTGCGACGGTGGAGCAGAAGTACCTCGGCGACAGCAGGCCGTGGGTCTGCGGTCGCGCCCTCGGTGCCACGCTGGAGATCGCCGTGGGCACCGGGCTGAACTTCCCGCACTACCCCGCCGAGGTCGAGCTGACCGGCATCGAGTGGAGCCCCGCGATGCTCGACATCGCCCGGCGTCGCGCCGAGTCCGCGGGCCGCCGCACCGACCTCCGGGTCGCGGACGCCACCCGGCTGCCCTTCCCACCGGACTCCTTCGACACGGTGGTGAGCACGTTCGCGATGTGCTGCATCCCCGATCACCGGCTCGCGCTGGCGGAGGCCGTCCGGGTCCTGCGCCCCGGCGGGCGGCTGCTGCTCGCCGACCACGTCGCGGCGTCCGCGTGGCCGCTGCGGCTGCTGCAACACCTCGTCGAACTCGTCAGCATCCCCACCCAGGGCGAGCACTACACCCGCCGCCCGGTCCGCGATCTCGGCGCACTGGGGCTGACGGTCGTCGAGACCCGCCGAACGACCTTCGGCGCGATCGAACGGGTGCACGCCCACAAGCCCGCCGACTGA
- a CDS encoding SDR family NAD(P)-dependent oxidoreductase: MSKVWFVTGSSRGLGRAIVEEALGAGDRVVATARRPEQLDDLVARHGDRVLPVALDVTSSVDVERAVQAGFAAFGRYDVVVNNAGYGDVAAVEDVTLEDFRAQIDANFFGVVYVSRAVLPILRAQGSGHVFQVSSLGGRIGTVGLAAYQSAKWAVGGFSTVLAQEVAPLGIKVTVLEPGGMRTDWAGSSMTIPPISEPYQQTVGSLVAMLRSASLDVAEPARVAAAVRELANRADAPVRLLLGSDATQYASAAADALDRSDEQWRAFSESVSGASA; this comes from the coding sequence ATGTCGAAGGTCTGGTTCGTCACCGGCAGCTCCCGAGGCCTCGGCCGCGCGATCGTCGAGGAGGCCCTCGGCGCCGGTGATCGGGTCGTCGCCACGGCCAGGAGGCCGGAACAGCTGGACGATCTCGTGGCCCGCCACGGCGACCGGGTGTTGCCGGTGGCGCTGGACGTCACCAGCAGCGTCGACGTGGAGCGGGCCGTGCAGGCGGGCTTCGCTGCGTTCGGCCGCTACGACGTCGTGGTCAACAACGCGGGCTACGGCGACGTGGCCGCCGTCGAGGACGTGACCCTGGAGGACTTCCGGGCGCAGATCGACGCCAACTTCTTCGGCGTCGTGTATGTCAGCAGGGCGGTGCTTCCGATCCTGCGTGCGCAGGGCTCCGGGCACGTCTTCCAGGTCTCCTCGCTCGGCGGCCGGATCGGCACGGTCGGCCTGGCCGCCTATCAGAGCGCCAAATGGGCGGTCGGCGGCTTCTCCACCGTCCTGGCTCAGGAGGTGGCGCCGCTGGGCATCAAGGTCACCGTCCTGGAGCCGGGCGGGATGCGGACCGACTGGGCCGGTTCGTCGATGACCATCCCGCCGATCAGCGAGCCGTATCAGCAGACGGTCGGCAGTCTCGTCGCCATGCTGCGGTCCGCCTCCCTCGACGTCGCCGAGCCTGCCAGGGTCGCCGCGGCCGTCCGTGAGCTGGCGAATCGAGCCGACGCCCCGGTTCGCCTGCTGCTCGGGTCCGACGCGACGCAGTACGCCTCGGCAGCGGCCGATGCCCTCGACCGGTCCGACGAGCAGTGGCGCGCGTTCTCGGAGTCGGTGTCCGGGGCGAGTGCCTGA
- a CDS encoding WXG100 family type VII secretion target: MSNPLVADVVDSTSSTSGLWLVESVNSTNTAIQNGDWLEAGLGVADLVLSALDPFATIISNGVGWLIEHVGPLSDALDALAGNPDEIRSRADTWSNVAGEVNSVATELGNLIQSDVSTWTGAAADAYRDRAADTANLILAAGAAAGGAAEGIQKAGEVVSAVRDAVRDIIADVVGSMVSWALQVLFTLGIGLIWVVPKVVAKVAQTAATIAQLITKLTTSLNRLKPLLGTLGDDFATAARGLKAIKPGDNHTPRALDAPTTTPTNTPNTTPDTGPPITADNNPAGSPRPDISGSSPDGATGTRGAPDISPTGTRSLPDGGIAPPRDGVRHPLPPNFMQNSVTMSDRYSYMPGLGESSSSSRPSAAQSGRDRYAAGLVLHSDGTATRKYFRPEDVTSKTLRDRNGRILGVSFSTNRATMAYERDWAKAELPRWEREYLETSRDGWYENHWAPWAGNPSYPGPFVALTHSNGHKYKVQAPTGRHGELEDLWVSPESYHKILTSHRAYQSNMAPNINPLVMVSCDTGAPDMDAAQRYTRAAREAGDNRPIYAPNNEASINLLPGGQAFISVKADGTGRGEFRRFY; this comes from the coding sequence ATGAGTAATCCTTTGGTGGCTGATGTGGTGGATTCGACGTCGTCGACGTCGGGTCTGTGGCTGGTGGAGTCGGTGAACTCGACCAACACCGCTATTCAGAACGGGGACTGGTTGGAGGCCGGTCTGGGGGTGGCAGATCTGGTGCTGTCCGCGTTGGACCCGTTCGCGACGATCATCTCCAACGGGGTGGGGTGGCTCATCGAACACGTCGGGCCGTTGTCGGACGCCTTGGACGCGTTGGCGGGGAATCCCGACGAGATCCGCTCCCGCGCCGACACCTGGTCCAACGTCGCGGGCGAGGTCAACTCCGTCGCCACCGAACTCGGGAACCTCATCCAATCCGACGTCTCCACCTGGACGGGTGCGGCCGCCGACGCCTACCGCGACCGGGCCGCCGACACCGCCAACCTGATCCTCGCCGCCGGAGCAGCCGCGGGCGGCGCCGCCGAGGGCATCCAGAAAGCGGGCGAGGTCGTCTCGGCCGTGCGTGACGCGGTCCGTGACATCATCGCCGACGTCGTGGGCTCGATGGTCTCGTGGGCGTTACAGGTCCTGTTCACCCTCGGCATCGGGCTGATCTGGGTGGTTCCCAAGGTCGTCGCCAAGGTCGCTCAGACCGCTGCGACCATCGCCCAGCTCATCACCAAGCTCACCACCTCCCTGAACCGGCTCAAGCCGCTGCTCGGCACACTCGGCGACGACTTCGCCACCGCCGCCCGAGGCCTCAAGGCCATCAAACCCGGCGACAACCACACCCCCCGCGCACTCGACGCACCCACCACCACCCCGACCAACACCCCCAACACCACCCCCGACACCGGACCCCCCATCACCGCCGACAACAACCCCGCAGGCAGCCCACGACCCGACATCTCAGGCAGCAGCCCCGACGGAGCGACCGGCACCCGAGGCGCGCCCGACATCAGCCCCACCGGCACCCGAAGCCTGCCCGACGGCGGCATCGCGCCCCCGCGCGACGGCGTCCGCCACCCGCTCCCACCGAACTTCATGCAGAACTCCGTCACCATGTCGGATCGCTACTCGTACATGCCGGGGCTGGGCGAATCCTCGAGCTCTTCACGACCCTCCGCCGCGCAGTCGGGCCGGGACCGGTATGCGGCCGGCCTCGTCCTGCATTCCGACGGGACCGCGACGAGGAAGTACTTCCGCCCCGAGGACGTGACCTCGAAGACATTGCGGGACAGGAACGGCCGAATACTGGGAGTCTCGTTCTCCACCAACCGAGCGACGATGGCTTACGAGCGGGACTGGGCGAAGGCGGAACTTCCGAGGTGGGAGCGGGAATACCTCGAAACGTCCCGAGACGGATGGTATGAGAATCATTGGGCTCCGTGGGCAGGCAATCCCAGTTATCCCGGCCCGTTCGTCGCACTGACACACTCGAACGGACACAAATATAAGGTCCAAGCCCCGACCGGCCGCCACGGCGAGTTGGAAGACCTCTGGGTCTCACCGGAGTCGTACCATAAGATCCTGACCAGTCACCGGGCCTACCAGAGCAACATGGCACCCAATATCAATCCGCTTGTCATGGTGTCGTGTGACACGGGTGCGCCAGATATGGATGCTGCGCAGAGGTACACCCGAGCAGCACGCGAAGCCGGCGACAACCGGCCCATCTACGCCCCCAACAACGAGGCGAGTATCAACCTCCTGCCCGGTGGCCAAGCCTTCATCTCGGTGAAGGCGGACGGGACGGGACGCGGCGAATTCAGGCGGTTCTACTAG
- a CDS encoding SDR family NAD(P)-dependent oxidoreductase, whose product MIDSGLDGVVVLVTGGAGGIGAAISRAFAEQGAHVAVQYFDGPEPPASLRWEHASPAKNDAERLVSSSVGGVAVGADLASADAAPRLFDSVEQLLGPVGVLVNNAAHCESPDTFAELTSAGLDRHYRVNAVAPAMLIAELARRSGGRRACAVNISTDAARAFPGQIGYGSSKAALEAVTRAAALDLGPQGIRVNAVAPGPVQTGWMSEELVRDATDMIPLRRVGTPADIADACVFLASEQARWITGQVIQVAGGHAL is encoded by the coding sequence GTGATCGACTCGGGTCTGGACGGCGTCGTCGTCCTGGTCACCGGTGGAGCAGGCGGCATCGGCGCCGCGATCTCCCGCGCCTTCGCTGAGCAGGGAGCGCACGTGGCAGTGCAGTACTTCGACGGGCCGGAACCGCCCGCAAGTCTCCGGTGGGAGCACGCGAGCCCGGCGAAGAACGACGCCGAACGGCTCGTCTCCTCGTCGGTCGGCGGCGTCGCCGTCGGCGCGGATCTGGCCTCAGCGGACGCCGCGCCGAGGTTGTTCGACTCTGTCGAGCAGCTGCTCGGCCCCGTCGGCGTCCTCGTCAACAACGCCGCGCACTGCGAGAGCCCGGACACCTTCGCCGAGCTGACCTCGGCCGGACTCGACCGGCATTACCGGGTGAACGCGGTGGCCCCGGCGATGCTGATCGCGGAACTCGCCCGACGAAGCGGAGGCAGACGTGCCTGCGCCGTGAACATCTCCACCGACGCCGCGCGCGCGTTCCCCGGCCAGATCGGTTACGGCTCCTCGAAGGCAGCGTTGGAGGCGGTGACCAGGGCGGCGGCGCTAGACCTCGGACCACAGGGCATCAGAGTCAACGCCGTCGCGCCCGGCCCGGTGCAGACCGGCTGGATGAGCGAGGAGCTGGTCCGCGACGCCACCGACATGATCCCGCTGCGGCGCGTCGGCACCCCGGCGGACATCGCCGACGCATGCGTGTTCCTGGCCTCCGAGCAGGCACGCTGGATCACCGGCCAAGTGATCCAGGTCGCGGGCGGGCACGCCTTGTAG
- a CDS encoding WXG100 family type VII secretion target, whose amino-acid sequence MSNPLVADVVDSSSSTSGLSLVASVNTTTEAVQSGDWLEAGLGVADLVLSALDPFATIISNGVGWLIEHVGPLSDALDALAGNPDEIRSHAETWSNVAGEVGAVSFELGALINNDTATWTGAAADAYRERATDTANLILAAGTAAQGAADGIQKAGEVVSAVRDAVRDIIADVVGSMVSWALQVLFTLGIGLIWVVPKVVAKVAQTAATIAQLITKLTTSLNRLKPLLGTLGDDFATAARGLKAIKPGDSHTARALDAPTTTPTTARSGGDSGPLLSADPGSGRAPDITPTAGARGLDDAPGARGAPAITPTGTRGLPDSGPAPRSAGGNGSTISSSSMQFTNRLVDPYGYPIGSRHYTSSSGSSARQDPDVVRGVAIGPDGRPVRREFYAGSVRHETLRDRHGRTIGVGFPSKPQDSYTWQSWSQGRTSWKREYWEHPTWTNDLHRRPAPWAGDVAAGYRPFAVISHSNGRQFTVQAPTGRHGEMENLMVSPEDYRKIVTGTSAYQNTMTGTGHPLILMACKTGREGNTGASRFADALYASGERHRVFAPTEATTTGAHSQNGERVGAFVVDTVHPEAPGRFREF is encoded by the coding sequence GTGAGTAATCCGTTAGTGGCGGATGTGGTGGATTCGTCGTCGTCGACGTCGGGGTTGTCATTGGTGGCGTCGGTGAACACCACGACCGAGGCCGTGCAGAGTGGGGACTGGTTGGAGGCCGGTCTGGGGGTGGCGGATCTGGTGCTGTCCGCGTTGGACCCGTTCGCGACGATCATCTCCAACGGGGTGGGGTGGCTCATCGAACACGTCGGTCCGTTGTCGGACGCCTTGGACGCGTTGGCGGGGAATCCCGACGAGATCCGCTCCCACGCCGAGACCTGGTCCAACGTCGCGGGCGAGGTCGGCGCGGTATCGTTCGAGCTGGGCGCGTTGATCAACAACGACACCGCCACCTGGACGGGTGCGGCCGCCGACGCCTACCGCGAACGCGCCACCGACACCGCGAACCTGATCCTGGCCGCAGGCACCGCCGCCCAGGGTGCGGCCGACGGCATCCAGAAAGCGGGCGAGGTCGTCTCGGCCGTGCGGGATGCCGTCCGTGACATCATCGCCGACGTCGTGGGCTCGATGGTCTCGTGGGCGTTACAGGTCCTGTTCACCCTCGGCATCGGGCTGATCTGGGTGGTTCCCAAGGTCGTCGCCAAGGTCGCTCAGACCGCTGCGACCATCGCCCAGCTCATCACCAAGCTCACCACCTCCCTGAACCGGCTCAAGCCGCTGCTCGGCACACTCGGCGACGACTTCGCCACCGCCGCCCGAGGCCTCAAGGCCATCAAGCCCGGCGACAGCCACACCGCCCGCGCACTCGACGCACCCACCACCACCCCGACCACCGCCCGAAGTGGCGGAGACTCGGGACCGCTGCTCTCCGCCGATCCCGGCAGCGGCCGCGCCCCCGACATCACTCCCACCGCAGGCGCCCGAGGACTCGACGACGCACCCGGCGCCCGAGGCGCACCCGCCATCACCCCCACCGGCACCCGAGGACTTCCCGACAGCGGCCCCGCCCCACGCTCGGCAGGCGGCAACGGCTCCACGATCAGCAGCAGTTCCATGCAGTTCACCAACCGCCTGGTCGATCCTTACGGATATCCCATCGGATCGCGGCACTACACGAGCTCATCGGGCTCATCCGCCAGGCAGGACCCGGACGTCGTTCGCGGCGTCGCCATTGGACCAGACGGGCGCCCGGTCCGGCGGGAGTTCTATGCAGGCAGCGTGCGGCACGAGACACTGCGGGACAGACACGGCCGAACGATCGGAGTCGGTTTCCCGAGCAAGCCACAGGACTCGTACACGTGGCAGAGCTGGTCGCAAGGCCGAACTTCCTGGAAGCGGGAGTATTGGGAGCATCCCACCTGGACCAACGACCTGCATCGGCGGCCTGCTCCGTGGGCAGGCGACGTGGCCGCAGGATACCGCCCGTTCGCCGTGATATCGCACTCGAACGGGCGTCAGTTCACGGTCCAGGCTCCGACCGGGCGCCACGGTGAAATGGAGAACCTCATGGTCTCACCGGAGGACTATCGAAAGATCGTCACCGGCACCAGCGCCTATCAGAACACCATGACAGGAACCGGACACCCGCTCATCCTCATGGCGTGTAAGACGGGGCGGGAGGGCAACACCGGGGCATCGCGGTTCGCCGACGCACTGTATGCGTCCGGCGAACGGCATCGGGTCTTCGCACCCACGGAGGCGACTACCACCGGTGCGCATTCCCAGAATGGTGAACGCGTGGGCGCCTTCGTCGTGGACACGGTCCACCCCGAGGCACCCGGCCGATTTCGGGAGTTCTGA
- a CDS encoding type VII secretion system-associated protein encodes MNDHAPQATAADRQDWVMLTSEEWRYREGETPPPEAIVGAWPLDAEGGLGLFEPNPGFLPSGPRVPTDPADAAIRLALGGDVDAAGQIVPLLWSAVLETPVSEDGSPLVGSSPDDVPCVVVVTAAVNRARVEAPLWRRVSAAELVGLLPAATDVLINPDGPAAMRLLADVFCDGPPPDAPQAGPASQHKSAEERRRLPDRDSGTDSSRPRPGHVGVWGGSLPDEVEMNSLPPHVE; translated from the coding sequence GTGAATGATCACGCACCCCAGGCGACGGCGGCTGATCGGCAGGACTGGGTGATGTTGACGTCCGAGGAGTGGCGTTATCGCGAAGGTGAGACGCCGCCGCCGGAGGCGATCGTGGGGGCCTGGCCGCTCGACGCGGAGGGTGGCCTGGGGTTGTTCGAGCCCAATCCGGGCTTTCTGCCCTCCGGGCCGAGGGTTCCCACCGACCCTGCCGACGCAGCGATCCGGCTGGCGTTGGGCGGGGACGTGGATGCGGCCGGTCAGATCGTGCCGTTGTTGTGGAGCGCGGTGCTGGAGACGCCGGTGTCCGAGGACGGGAGCCCGCTGGTGGGGTCGTCGCCGGATGACGTGCCCTGTGTCGTCGTCGTGACCGCCGCGGTGAACCGGGCTCGCGTCGAGGCGCCGTTGTGGCGTCGGGTGTCGGCGGCGGAGCTGGTGGGTCTCCTGCCTGCGGCGACCGATGTGTTGATCAACCCGGACGGCCCGGCGGCCATGCGCCTGCTTGCCGACGTCTTCTGCGACGGCCCGCCGCCGGACGCTCCGCAGGCCGGACCTGCCTCGCAGCACAAGTCGGCCGAGGAACGACGTCGGCTACCGGACAGGGACTCGGGTACGGACTCGTCCAGACCTCGGCCCGGACACGTGGGCGTCTGGGGCGGTTCGCTGCCCGACGAGGTCGAGATGAACTCCCTCCCGCCGCACGTCGAGTAG
- a CDS encoding TetR/AcrR family transcriptional regulator — protein sequence MMAFQRARSEENREIRRQAILDTATQMLGQMSVNDISLNELSRRSLLAKSAILRYFESREAVLLELLDRAWTRWTAELADQLPTGDPAEKPVRQRCDELASTLTRSLGLRPELCDLLSAQAGVLEHNVSPEVARRYKKAAVTNVAALADLTHAQLPELGETTGTLCGQIIMAAGAVWVSCLPSASMLAAYEIDPELAKFRLPFESTLHTMLTTLITGSLALAPSEGDVD from the coding sequence ATGATGGCCTTCCAGCGCGCCCGCAGCGAAGAGAACCGCGAGATCCGCAGGCAGGCGATCCTGGACACGGCCACGCAGATGCTCGGCCAGATGTCGGTCAACGACATCAGCCTCAACGAGCTGAGCCGCCGCAGCCTGCTCGCCAAGTCGGCGATCCTGCGGTACTTCGAGTCCCGCGAGGCGGTCCTGCTCGAACTGCTGGATCGAGCCTGGACGCGGTGGACGGCCGAACTCGCCGACCAGCTGCCGACCGGAGACCCCGCCGAGAAGCCCGTTCGGCAACGCTGCGACGAACTCGCGAGCACGCTCACCCGCAGCCTGGGCCTGCGACCCGAGCTGTGCGACCTGCTCAGCGCGCAGGCGGGCGTCCTCGAACACAACGTCTCCCCCGAGGTCGCACGCCGGTACAAGAAGGCCGCCGTCACCAATGTCGCCGCCCTTGCCGACCTGACGCACGCGCAACTCCCCGAACTCGGCGAGACCACCGGCACGCTGTGCGGGCAGATCATCATGGCCGCAGGCGCCGTCTGGGTCAGCTGCCTGCCGTCCGCCAGCATGCTCGCCGCCTACGAGATCGATCCCGAACTCGCGAAGTTTCGGCTGCCCTTCGAGTCGACGCTCCACACCATGCTGACCACCCTGATCACCGGATCGCTCGCCCTGGCCCCCTCCGAGGGCGACGTCGACTGA
- a CDS encoding MFS transporter, whose product MGLSTPVDTTGASSARTTGRQWAAVAVLGLSTFIVVTSEMLPIGVLTPMAEGLRISPGTTGYSLTITGLVTAVTAPLVPRLLGGLDRRMVLAVAMVVLALGNVLTAAAQGFGLLVVSRIILGFGMGVVWGLASAVATRLVAPRDVALAVSFAVGGVAAASVIGVPLGTIVGNAFGWRAAFAALAATAVLLAAALLPALPRLPQPTPVHDSTSASAPEPLLRSAPVLAGLILIVFLVTAHFAAYTYVRPVLEERTALTPSAVALLLLVYGVFGLAGNFATGALAARRARATVLSLAVGITASIALLALFGTVAWLAGLAIALWGLAYGGLSVGGQIWMTQAAPDRIEHVTGLYVGVFTGAVALGAFLGGTVVEAAGVVGLLWGAAGCAVIALLVALFGPGPTPRPRAKAAARAAEA is encoded by the coding sequence ATGGGTTTGTCAACGCCGGTCGACACCACCGGAGCGAGTTCGGCACGTACCACCGGTCGGCAGTGGGCGGCGGTCGCCGTGCTCGGCCTGAGCACGTTCATCGTGGTGACCTCCGAGATGCTGCCGATCGGCGTGCTGACCCCGATGGCGGAGGGCCTGCGCATCTCGCCGGGCACCACCGGATACAGCCTGACCATCACGGGCCTGGTCACCGCCGTCACCGCGCCGCTGGTCCCTCGGCTGCTCGGCGGGCTCGACCGACGCATGGTGCTCGCCGTCGCGATGGTGGTGCTGGCCCTCGGCAACGTGCTGACCGCCGCCGCGCAGGGCTTCGGGCTGCTGGTGGTCTCCCGCATCATCCTCGGGTTCGGCATGGGCGTGGTGTGGGGGCTGGCCTCGGCCGTCGCGACCCGGCTCGTGGCGCCCCGCGACGTCGCGCTGGCGGTGTCCTTCGCCGTCGGCGGCGTCGCGGCGGCCTCTGTCATCGGCGTGCCGCTCGGCACGATCGTGGGCAACGCCTTCGGCTGGCGGGCCGCGTTCGCGGCCCTGGCGGCGACCGCCGTGCTCCTCGCCGCCGCACTGCTGCCTGCCCTGCCGCGACTCCCCCAGCCCACCCCGGTGCACGACTCGACGTCCGCCTCGGCTCCGGAGCCGCTGTTGCGCAGTGCCCCGGTGCTCGCGGGTCTGATCCTGATCGTCTTCCTGGTCACCGCGCACTTCGCCGCCTACACCTACGTGCGCCCGGTCCTGGAGGAACGCACCGCATTGACGCCGTCGGCCGTGGCGCTGCTCCTGCTCGTCTACGGCGTCTTCGGGCTGGCGGGAAACTTCGCCACAGGCGCCCTGGCCGCCCGCCGGGCCCGCGCCACGGTGCTGAGCCTGGCGGTGGGCATCACCGCGTCGATCGCGCTGCTCGCACTCTTCGGCACCGTCGCCTGGCTCGCCGGGCTGGCAATCGCCCTGTGGGGGCTGGCCTACGGCGGATTGTCGGTGGGCGGGCAGATCTGGATGACGCAGGCCGCGCCGGACCGGATCGAACACGTCACCGGGCTCTACGTCGGCGTCTTCACCGGCGCCGTCGCGCTGGGCGCCTTCCTCGGCGGCACCGTCGTCGAAGCGGCGGGCGTCGTCGGGCTGTTGTGGGGCGCGGCAGGCTGCGCCGTGATCGCGCTGCTCGTGGCGCTGTTCGGCCCGGGACCGACTCCCCGGCCGCGTGCCAAGGCGGCGGCCCGGGCTGCGGAGGCGTGA
- a CDS encoding GNAT family N-acetyltransferase yields MTALPLVPPSEAPSYGAVRLRAFDERDVAMLQDLSTDPYVPDTGTLPGDAGRAEALAYIERQIGRLDSGAGYSFCVAAKDTDEALGTAGLNLGQLAAGRASAGYSVAPRHRGRGLAGQALIALTRFAWSVSGLHRVELYIEPWNRASWRTAELAGYVREGLLRSHQEIGGRRVDMYLYAAIGQPEGHRTASAANTG; encoded by the coding sequence GTGACCGCGCTTCCCCTGGTTCCGCCGTCCGAGGCTCCGTCGTACGGAGCCGTGCGGCTACGAGCCTTCGACGAGCGTGACGTGGCCATGCTCCAAGACCTGTCGACCGATCCGTACGTGCCGGACACCGGCACGCTGCCGGGCGACGCCGGGCGCGCGGAGGCCCTCGCGTACATCGAACGGCAGATCGGCAGGCTGGACAGCGGGGCCGGTTATTCCTTCTGCGTGGCGGCGAAGGACACCGACGAGGCGCTGGGCACCGCCGGGCTGAACCTCGGGCAGCTCGCCGCCGGTCGGGCGTCGGCGGGCTACTCCGTCGCACCTCGGCATCGGGGGCGCGGACTCGCGGGCCAGGCGCTCATCGCGCTGACCCGCTTCGCCTGGTCCGTCTCGGGGCTGCATCGCGTCGAGCTGTATATCGAACCGTGGAATCGCGCGTCCTGGCGTACGGCCGAACTCGCGGGCTACGTCCGCGAGGGGCTGCTGCGGAGCCATCAGGAGATCGGCGGCAGGCGGGTGGACATGTACCTGTATGCCGCGATCGGGCAGCCCGAGGGGCACCGGACCGCCTCGGCCGCGAACACCGGCTGA
- a CDS encoding LysR family transcriptional regulator: MNQVQVQQIECLLALAEELHFGRTAARLGCSQSRVSQLISALESRVGARLVERTSRRVALTRFGAQFVEEVGPAYAALDTVFSRARERARRGALCELRIGFHGSVYEEITVAFRRLRAQHEVTVLLSEIPLGSPFSDLLDGRLDAVVVELPVREPALTVGYRFPPQDQLLAVAASHPLAVGDEVHVEDLASLDVLYRRGDAPDYWLNARVPPATPAGMPIRSTTGIATIQEGLALVAGGDHAMLVCRPLAERTRREDVRYLPVDGLAEPSQLGLVWRTDRAAPQLTTLAGLLHDAFALGTSVESLPRPACVGAR, from the coding sequence ATGAATCAGGTGCAGGTCCAGCAGATCGAGTGCCTGCTCGCGCTGGCCGAGGAGTTGCACTTCGGCCGCACGGCGGCCCGGTTGGGCTGTTCGCAGAGCCGGGTGAGCCAGTTGATCTCCGCCCTGGAGTCCAGGGTCGGGGCGCGACTCGTCGAACGGACCAGCCGACGCGTGGCCCTGACCCGGTTCGGCGCGCAGTTCGTCGAGGAGGTCGGCCCGGCCTACGCCGCGCTGGACACCGTGTTCAGCCGTGCTCGGGAACGCGCCAGGCGTGGTGCGCTGTGCGAGCTGCGCATCGGCTTCCACGGCAGCGTCTACGAGGAGATCACCGTCGCGTTTCGCAGGCTGCGCGCGCAGCACGAGGTGACGGTCCTGCTGAGCGAGATCCCGCTCGGTTCGCCGTTCTCGGACCTGCTGGACGGTCGGCTCGACGCCGTCGTGGTCGAACTGCCGGTGCGCGAGCCCGCGCTGACCGTCGGCTACCGCTTCCCGCCGCAGGACCAGCTGCTCGCGGTGGCCGCGTCCCATCCGCTCGCCGTCGGAGACGAGGTGCACGTCGAGGACTTGGCGAGTCTGGACGTCCTCTATCGCCGGGGTGACGCGCCCGACTACTGGCTGAACGCCCGCGTGCCGCCCGCTACGCCCGCAGGCATGCCGATCCGTTCCACCACGGGCATCGCCACCATCCAGGAGGGTCTCGCCCTGGTGGCAGGTGGCGACCACGCCATGCTGGTCTGCCGTCCGCTGGCCGAGCGCACCCGCCGCGAGGACGTGCGCTACCTGCCGGTCGACGGGTTGGCCGAGCCCTCGCAGTTGGGCCTGGTGTGGCGGACCGACCGCGCGGCGCCGCAGCTGACCACGCTCGCGGGGCTCCTGCACGACGCGTTCGCCCTCGGCACGAGCGTCGAGTCGCTTCCCCGGCCTGCCTGCGTGGGCGCGCGGTGA
- a CDS encoding MarR family winged helix-turn-helix transcriptional regulator encodes MTESPTSAPPAPLPQLISGLFDWVAAGLAAHLSSQGFTDLRPTHVVNVLRHLDCGGTRPTVLADRAGMTPQAISELVAHLERAGYVRRVPDPSDGRARIVVYADRGEAAGDAAARYFAELETHGARLVGAQRFDDVKTALEQILSSGHVDATGSTT; translated from the coding sequence ATGACCGAGTCACCGACGTCGGCTCCGCCCGCCCCCCTGCCCCAGCTGATCAGCGGGCTGTTCGACTGGGTGGCGGCCGGACTGGCCGCGCACCTGAGCAGTCAGGGTTTCACCGATCTGCGGCCGACCCATGTCGTCAACGTCCTCCGGCACCTCGACTGCGGCGGCACCAGGCCGACCGTCCTGGCCGACCGGGCAGGCATGACTCCCCAGGCGATCAGCGAACTGGTCGCGCATCTCGAACGGGCGGGCTACGTCCGCCGGGTGCCCGACCCCTCCGACGGTCGGGCCCGGATCGTCGTCTACGCCGACCGAGGTGAGGCAGCGGGCGACGCCGCAGCCCGGTACTTCGCCGAGCTGGAGACCCACGGCGCCCGCCTGGTCGGCGCCCAACGATTCGACGACGTCAAGACCGCGTTGGAACAGATCCTGAGTTCGGGACACGTCGACGCGACCGGGAGCACGACGTGA